From one bacterium genomic stretch:
- a CDS encoding GWxTD domain-containing protein, translating into MFKKILLMLIMLATGFVYAQTTVSWKDLQNNVDEWAKGPVSIIMTDQERTIFPKLKTPEEKMQFIKLFWARRDPILRTRANEFKEEFFKRVEHANQEFAERDIPGWQTARGKVYVIFGSPSRVDHQTIAESSRPALLWVYDKLPAKRIPKNEALMFIWRDFKYVLAPPNPESGDTMAAQQASLDANFRYQEIPSLVNMAFADVSKSNVVDEKIDYDALLFSVRSTEKFGIAELNFGAQVLQARPPQIQVSIPVASAPVYDEGTRKFAELVFIQELKKGEQVITRKEHSESFTWSSATFDDLNQITVKLPALEAPAGAYELNVTVQDRISGVSETRKVPVSL; encoded by the coding sequence ATGTTCAAGAAAATTTTACTGATGTTGATCATGCTGGCCACCGGTTTCGTCTACGCGCAAACAACGGTGAGCTGGAAAGATCTCCAGAACAACGTGGATGAATGGGCAAAGGGTCCCGTGAGTATCATCATGACTGATCAAGAACGGACCATTTTCCCGAAGCTGAAAACACCAGAAGAGAAGATGCAGTTTATCAAACTCTTTTGGGCCAGGCGCGATCCGATTTTGCGAACACGCGCGAATGAATTCAAGGAGGAATTCTTTAAAAGAGTTGAACACGCGAATCAGGAATTTGCTGAGCGGGATATACCCGGATGGCAGACTGCAAGAGGCAAAGTCTATGTGATCTTCGGGTCTCCGTCGCGAGTGGATCATCAAACGATCGCGGAATCGTCACGTCCTGCGCTGCTGTGGGTCTATGACAAACTTCCCGCAAAACGGATTCCGAAAAATGAGGCTTTGATGTTTATCTGGCGCGATTTTAAGTACGTTCTGGCGCCTCCCAATCCTGAGAGCGGCGACACCATGGCAGCTCAGCAAGCTTCGCTCGATGCAAATTTCCGGTATCAAGAAATTCCGAGCCTGGTGAACATGGCGTTTGCGGATGTTTCTAAAAGCAACGTCGTGGATGAGAAAATTGATTATGACGCTCTTCTCTTTTCGGTTCGATCCACCGAGAAGTTTGGCATCGCGGAGCTCAATTTCGGTGCTCAGGTGTTGCAAGCCCGGCCGCCTCAAATTCAGGTGAGCATTCCCGTTGCTTCGGCTCCTGTATACGATGAAGGGACGCGGAAATTTGCCGAACTTGTGTTCATTCAAGAGCTGAAAAAAGGGGAGCAGGTGATCACCCGGAAGGAGCACAGTGAGAGTTTTACATGGAGCAGCGCCACTTTTGACGATTTGAATCAGATCACAGTAAAACTTCCAGCCCTTGAGGCGCCTGCAGGTGCTTACGAACTCAATGTGACTGTTCAGGATCGCATATCCGGCGTTTCGGAAACGAGGAAAGTTCCGGTAAGCTTGTAG